TCAAGTCGTTTTCTACAACTTGTGTTTGTGCTGTTCCGGTTGCTGCGGCTACAAATCCACCTGCTGCAGAAGTCTTGGCGATAGAGTCGGCACGAAGCGAATCTAATTTTACTGCAGCTGCATCAATAGGCTTTACATGCGCTTTTTGTATTAGCGCAATAGAATCTTGTACGTGCTTTTGAGAAGCTTCAAATGTTTTTTGTTCTTTGTTGGTAATCGCAAAATAAGCGATAAACAAAATACCCAATAACGCAAAGCCTATGACGGTGTTTTTGTCTGTTTTCATTCAATGAATTTTGCTAAAAAATATTTCCGTACTTTTTTAATTTGAGGTGCAAAGGTAATGAACAAGGCACAATATGCCAATGAAAATGATTTTCTTTTCGGTAAGCCGTATTGTAACCAATTTTAACAGTTTTCTGCGCCGAAGTCACCGCGTTTTTAAGACTTTTTGTAAAAAAATATAATCCTAGGTAGAACTTTATATATTTACATCCTATTTTTTTAGGAAAGATGCCAGAGCGGTTGAATGGGACGGTCTCGAAAACCGTTGTACGGGCGACTGTACCGAGAGTTCGAATCTCTCTCTTTCCGCTAAAAGCAGTTTTATTATGTGAAACCCCTACTTATGATAAGTTTAGTTAAGAGAAAATATATTTTCTCCGGCTTTTTTTGCCTCGCATTTGTATTAATAAGTAAAATATTGCCGGCTCAGATAAAAGATATTTGCGAAAACAAAGTTCCCCATGGATGGCAAGCAATAAATGGAAATCTTTCTATCAGTAAAGCACATTTTAAAGCAGGCAAAGAATCTGTTTTATGGAAATGGAATAAACCGAATGCCTCGTTAATAATTGAAGATACGGCATTTGCTTCTGTTGCTGCCAATCCAAGAAGTTCTTTTGTTATTTGGATTTATAGCGACAAACCTACAAAGAGTAAACTATTATTCGATTTTGAGAAAAATGGCAAGAAGGCCAGTAGTTTTTCCTTTAATCTTGATTTTAAAGGATGGCGTACAGCTTGGATAATGTATCATCGGGATATGTCTGGAAAGCCTGTTGAAGGAATGGAAAAGCTTGTTGTTCATAGTTTCGATGGTTCTAAATCGGGTTCTTTGTATCTCGATCAAATATTGTATAATATAGATATCAACCCTCGTTCTCCTATGCGGGATGAGCAAGTGCCCTTTGTAAATATTCATTCAGAGGAAGCCGCGAATGCGCACTGGACCGCTTTATATAGTTTTACACGCAAGGCAAATTACCTGCCATTGCCTAAAAAAGTTAGCCCTGAAGAAAATAAAGATTTAAGTATTATTTTTGAAAGATATGAAAACGTTTTACTCTCAAGCTCTAAGTTCCGAAAATATTCTTTGCCCCAACTACAGAAAGCGTATAATTATTGGCAAATAAAAAGAAACGGTGATCAAATTACGGGTAAAATGATTTATTCCAGGAACGATGATGAATTGTTTCCGAAAAATACAAATAAAGCATTAAAAGGGAGCTTTGAAGAATCTACGATTAGGCCATATTCGGAATTAATGTTAAATATTGCAGGCGTTTATCGTATATCGAAAGATGTGCAAGAAAAGGAGATTCTTGCAAAAATGTTTATTGATATGATCGACAATATGGAAGATCAAGGCTGGGCACCGGGAAGTGGGATGGGAGCTTTGCACCATTTGGGATATAATTTTAGTAGCTATTATTCAGCCTGCCTCTTAATGAAACAAGTTTTAAAAGAACAACATCGCTTTGACAAAACTTGGAAAACGATGTATTGGTTTAGTGGTCTCGGACGCACCCAACCGAAGATAGGAAACCCGGCAGATTTTAATATTGATGTATTTAATACCTTACTCGGAAGTATGTTGAGCACTATTTTGATGATGGATCAATCTCCGGACAAAGTGAGACATATGTATGAGTTCTCCAACTGGCTTTCGCAGGCTACAATGCCAACTTATTCTATTGACGGCACCTTCAAACCCGATGGCTCTGTTGTGCATCACGGGACACTTTATCCTGCTTATGGAATTGGTGGGTTTCAAGGCATTACACCGGTAATTTATTGTATTAGCAAAACACTATTTCATATAGCACCGGCAGGGCAGGAGTCATTAAAGAAAGTATTGTTAACGATGCATTATTATACCAATCCTATTTATTGGCCGGTAGATGTATCGGGTAGACATCCTACTAAATCTGGGAAAGTTCCGGAGGAAGTTTTTGCCTACATGGCTTTGGCCGGCACACCGGATGGAAAGCAAGATATTGATAAAGAAATGGCTGGTATTTATTTAGATATAATTAAAAACCCCAAAGATAAATGGGCGAAAAAATTTGAAGAACAAGGAGTTAAACCAGCACCTTATCCACAAGGGCACTGGGATATCAATTACGGATTATTGGATATTCATCGACGTGGAGATTGGTTGCTAACCGTTCGCGGACATAATCGTTATTTCGTTGCGAACGAATCTTATCCTGGAGCAAATATGTATGGTCGTTATAGTCGTTATGGTCAGCTCGATGTTACTTATCCGCAAACAAAAAAAGATGATGGTGCCGCTTTTAAAGACAAAGGTTGGGATTGGAACAATATTCCCGGCACTACGACATTGCATCAACCTTTGAATAAATTAAGAGCTAATATTGTTAATGCAGATGATTATAGTGGGGTTGAAGAGATGTTATTATCTGATGAGATATTTGCAGGTGGAACCAATTTTAATCAATGGCAAGGAATGTTTGCGATGATACTTCATGGTAACGATAAATATGCTATGGGAAGTTTCTATGCACATAAATCTTATTTTATGTTTGACAGCTTGATCGTTTGTCTGGGTTCTAATATTTCTAATAGCATTCAGGATTATTCAACAAATACTACTTTATTTCAAAATTATTTGTCCAACAAGAATGCTCCTTTTTATGTGAATGGAGAAAGTGGAACATCCTTTCCTTATGCGAGAAAATGGAATAATGCGCAAGGTTTAACTATTATTGATAGTCGTAATATTGGCTATTATATTCCTTCGCAAGAGAATGTAGAATTTACACGCCAGGAACAAATATCAAGAGATCAAACTGATAATAAAGACACTAGAGGGGATATTGGAATGTTAGTATTCCATCATGGATCCGCGCCACAAAATCAATCTTATGAATATGCAATGGTGATAGAAACCAATGTTACAGCGATGCAAAAGTTTAAAGAAAAAATGCAAAGTGCTTATCCAGTTTATAAAGTACTGCGAAAAGATGCGCTAGCACACACTGTTTATTATGCTCCTAAGCATATTACGGCGACTGCTTTATTTACAAGTAATCTGAGCAATAACGATTCCATGATAATAGGTAACAATCGACCTTGTTTACTGATGTATCAAAGAACAGATGATTCACTCTGCATGTCTGTTACAGATCCTGATTTGGCATTTTATACGGGCCCCGATGATAGTCCAATATTACCCAATGGCAAACGTAAGGAGGTCAGTATTTATTCGCGCAGTTGGTATAAAACAGCTGCTAAAGCTTCCGTCATAATTTTAACAATAAAAGGTAGGTGGAAAATGACCGCGTCGCAAAGTGAAGCTAAAACAAAAATATTAGCCAATGGCACAACTCAATTATCTATTCCCTGTAAATATGGCTTAGCATCAAAAGTTGCATTGCTGGAAGTGGATAAATAAGAAAAACTTGTCATTTAAAAGACATCGAATGGTCATTCTGACAACGCTTTACATAGCCCATAAATTCTTGCTTTTCCATAAGAATACTTTTTGGCGTATTGCTACTTCAGGATGGGACATAATACAAATAAAAATCCCACCGTATAATTACTGGTGGGATTTTTATTTGTAAAAAGATGCTTATGCAAATTTCTTTGCATCTTCTAAGAATTTAGCTAAGCCAATATCTGTTAATGGATGTTTTAATAACCCTAAAATTGGTTCTAACGGTGAAGTAACGACATCAGCACCGGCTTCTGCACACTGAATGATGTGATTGCTGTTGCGGATAGAAGCTGCTAAAATTTCAGTATCATAACCTTGAATCGTATAGATCTCTGCAATTTGAGAAATCAATTGAATGCCTTCCCAACCACTATCGTCGATACGGCCTATAAATGGAGAAACATAAGCTGCTCCCGCTTTCGCAGCCAAAATAGCTTGGCCGGCAGAGAACACCAATGTACAGTTTGTACGAATACCATTATCTGTAAACCATTTAATAGCTTTTACGCCATCTTTAATCATAGGGATTTTTACTACAATATTTTTGTGAATAGCGGCCAATTTTTTACCTTCTTCAACCATTCCCTTAAAATCTGTAGAAACTACTTCGGCGCTGATATCTCCGTCAACTATTTCGCAAATAGTCTTATAATGTTTGATAACTGCTTTATGGCCCTTAATGCCTACCTTGGCCATTAAAGAAGGGTTTGTAGTGACACCATCAAGAATGCCTAAGTCATTAGCTTCTTTGATTTGCTCTAAATCGGCTGTGTCGATAAAAAATTTCATTGCTTAATTGTTTAATGTTTTATGAATAATGATTTAATTATCCCTATTATAAAATAGTAATAATTGAAAGTAAAGATAAAGATAAAATTGAAATCGCAGCGTTAAATTGCTAAAGAGAAGAGAATAAAAAAGGCAGGCTACTCACATCGCACCGCTACAACCGCCTACTCTTGCTGCCTTCCGACCCTGGGAGATTTAGCAGGAGCTGGTCGTGTAAGACCTGCCGGCTGCAAAAGTAATAAATAACTTCATACTTCCCAATTTTTATAGCTTAAAACAAAATAAAAACCCGTTGAAAAACGGGTTTTTATTTTGTTTTAATACCATGTAGATTTTTATACTAGAAATCTTTTTTGGCCGCTCCGTCTGCGATTGCTTTTAAGGCATTCGTTTCACTTAGAATTGCGCTCATTTTATTGCCCTTGCCATCATTACCTTTAGCTATATAGCCACCTCTTGATGTCTTGGAAATTACGGCATCATGCATGGGTACATTTTTTTCTTTAGTTTTTAAACAATACGCTTTAATTAATTTTGAAGTGTCCATCATTTTTGTTTTTAAATTGAATAATACAGGTTTTTATTGGGCTTTAATTCACATTATGCTATAGATTTATAGCGTCATATGAGGATAAATATAAGCGTAATTTATTTATTTTCTGCTTTTGCTCCTTATTTTTTGCATAAAAAGGTCTAATCTTCTAATATTTGAACTCAGGATTCCAATAAATTTAAATGTAACTGGTTGAAATTCTGTAAGGAGGATAGCTTTAAATTAGCTGCGGACCAGCGTTCTTCCTTATATTGGTGATAGCTGGGGACTACAACACATTGCATACGTGCAGCTAAAACGGCAATCATGCCATTAAAGGAGTCTTCAAAGCAAATACATTCTGTAGGCTTACTCCCTAGAGCCTTAGCACAATTAAGATATACTTCTGGGTGAGGCTTGCCATACAGCAAAGCTTCAGCAGATTCGATTGCATGCAAGGATTCTTGCAATCCTAACATTTCTACCACCAAATTAATTAATGGCGTCGAGGAAGAGGAGGCAATGCCTATTTTAAAATTCTGTTCGCGAAAAAAATCAAAAATATATTTTACACCCGTCATCACTTTTCCTCTTTCTTGCACCTTTTGCATTACCGATTTCAATATCTTATCTTCTGCAATGGAATATTCCCTTTCATTAATTTTATGTTTAGCGAACCACCAACTTACAAACTCACGTGTACGTAATCCGGTGGTGCTTAAATATTGCGCATCATTTAATACAATATTGTATTGCCCAAAAATTTCTTGAGCTGCCTCTTTCCATAATGGTTCACTGTCTATAAGTAAACCGTCCATATCGAAAATTACCGTTGTAAGGTGCATTTGAATTATCTTTTTTATTAATCAATTAAATTTTTTTTGTGTTTTGTTTCATTGTAACTATGTTTCCATCTACGATGACTCCATAAATAATTAGGAGGATCATGTCGAATAATATGCTCAATGAAGGCAGCTGTTTTTTTTGTTATATCACCGCGGGACAGCTCTCTTGCAGCCTTGGTTAAAACAATTAATTCTGTTCTATAAAAGCCACGTTTTACACGTTGTATATGACAAAATATAACGGCATTATTTGCTAATCGAGCATTCGTATCAGGGCCTTTTGCAAAAGCAGATTTTTTACCAAAAAAATCTAACCAAAATGCATTATCTACAAATCTGGGACTTTGGTCTGCAACCAATATAAAAGCTTTCTGCTGTGTGGCATAAGGTTTGAATTGTTCTTTAAACCTGTAGGTATCTATCAATTTTGTTCCAAAGCGTGCACGTATTTTTAGCATTAACCTTTCTAAAGTTCTATTGTTCACATGCGCATATACAACTAATTGGATAAAAGGATTTTGCATCGCGTAAGCAAGATTGGCCCATTCCCAATTAAAAGAATGACCTAAAATAATATCCACACTTAAGCCTTCATTGTACAAAGAATTAAGGGTATTAAAGTCGCAAACGAACCGTTGTTGAATCTGTTTTTCTGATAGGGAAAGAAGTTTTATAAGTTCAATGAAATTGTCGCTGAATCGTTTGTAAAACTCTTTGGCAATGAATTCTAGTTCAGCAGATGATTTTTCTGGAAAAGCAATGGCTAAGTTGCCTAAAACCACATTTCGCCTATACTTTAGTATTCGATATAATAAGAATGCACAAAAATCGCTCATGCCATATAAAGCCCAAAAAGGGAGCAAAGAAATTACATACAATAAGCTATAAACGAAATAGTACATCTATTTTTTAAAAGTGTTTTGGGTTTTACAAAATTACATTTTGTAATAAATTACTCTTATTTGGATAATCAGTATTGAAATGCAACCCACGACTTTCTTTACGAAATTGTGCACCTCTAACAATTAGGAATCCTATCGTAATTAAATTTCTAAGTTCGCATAATTGTGGTGATACCTGTGTGGATTTAAATAAGGTTTCAGTCTCTTCAAATAATAAATCCAAGCGGCGCATGGCACGTTCTAATCTAATATTGTTGCGTACAATGCCAACATAATCGCTCATTATTTGTTCCAATTCTTTTATGCTTTGCGTAATCAGGATCATTTCTTTCGGCTGTGAGGTACCTTCCTCATTCCATTCGGGTAAATGGATGTTATTGATATAATCAATTGCCTTTTCAAGTTTTCCTTCTTCTGAAAGTCTGGTGACATCTGTAAATGCACGATGACTAAAGACCATGGCTTCCAATAAACTATTGCTGGCAAGTCTGTTGGCGCCATGCAAACCCGTACTGCTGCATTCTCCGCAAGCGTATAAATTCAAAATAGAAGTTCGTGCCCACTCATCTGTTTTAATGCCACCACAACTATAATGAGCTGCAGGTGCTACCGGTATCATTTGTTCAAAAACATCGATACCAATACTTAAACATTTTTCATAAATATTGGGGAAGTGATGAAGAAATTTTTCTTTATCTAATGCCCGACAATCAAGAAAAACATGTTCAGTCCCATGTTTTTTCATCTCACTATCAATAGCACGTGCTACAATATCTCGAGGGGCTAAGTCTTTTCTTTTATCATACTTTTCCATAAAGGCTTCGCCTTTAATATTGCGTAATACTGCGCCCTCGCCACGTACTGCTTCTGTAATAAGAAATGCCGGTGACTCGCCTGGCTTAAATAATGCTGTTGGATGAAATTGAATAAATTCCATATTCTCTATCCTTCCTTTAGCGCGATAAGTCATTGCGACACCATCTCCTGTTGCAACTTTTGGATTAGTCGTAGTACGATAAACCTGCCCGCACCCACCTGTTGCGAGCATGGTAATAGGTGCCAATATTTTATCTATTTTATTCGTTTGATGATTTAAAACATAGACCCCATAACAAGTAATGTTGGGAGTAGATTTGGTAACCAAATAATTTAAGTGATGTTGTGTAATGAGTTCCACAACATAACAATGCTGTATGAATTTAATATTGTTATGTTTCTGAGCTTCGGCAATTAAAGTGCGCTCCATCTCTTTGCCTGTTACATCTTTGTGGTGTAATATCCTAAATTCGCTATGTCCGCCTTCACGGCCAAGACTATATTCGCCGTTTTCTTCTTTATCAAAAGAAGCACCGTAGTCAATTATTTCTTGGATCCGCTCTGGACCTTCTGTTACGACTATATTTACAACATCTTCATTACAAAGTCCATCACCGGCAATTAAAGTGTCTTGAATGTGTTTTTCAAAACTATCCTTCTCTTCATCCCATACGCCTGCCACTCCACCTTGGGCATATTTGGTATTTGTTTCTTCTGGAGAAGCTTTCGTAATAACTGTAATTTCCTTGTCTGGAAATTTTTTGGCAATTTTAATCGCATAGGTTAGACCTGCAATGCCCGATCCTATAATTAAGAAGTCTGTCTTCATATTATTCTTCAATTCCTGCAAATCTACTTATAAAAAAGATTGTGAGAAAACAAAAAAGCAATTACCAATTTGGCAATTGCTTTTCGTTTTTATTTAATTTAAGCTAATTAAAGTTCTATTTTCTTTCTTCCTTTCATTAAATAATAGAAATAATAAAATATATGAAATATTACCATTACTATAGAGAAAGTGAACAGACCGATACTGCTATCATCTGCATATAAATGATGGCAGACAGCTAAAATGGCTAAAAGGATTGTGAGTCCAAATCCACATAAAGATGTTATTCTATAACTTCTATTATGCGATATGGAAGAGTCATTTTTACTTAATTCACTTTTTACAATTCCACGTGATAGATAAATGTCTAAACCAATCATCATCCATACTACCAATCGCATCCATGTATCTAATGGCAAAAATACCATCATAAATAAACAAACTAATACACCTAAAACAGGTACATACGGTACAAATGGTACACGGAATGCACGAGGTGCATCTTTCATATTTCTGCGCATTACCAATACCCCAATACAAACTAATATAAATGCAAATAAAGTTCCAATACTGGTCATCTCACCAACAATACGACCAGGAATAAATGCTGCAAAAGCACTTACCAAAAGCATAAACAATAAGTTCGATTTGTATGGAGTACGATGTTTAGGATGCAATTTGGAGAAGATACTAGGCAATAATCCATCTTTACTCATTGAATAGAATA
The Arachidicoccus soli DNA segment above includes these coding regions:
- the fsa gene encoding fructose-6-phosphate aldolase; translated protein: MKFFIDTADLEQIKEANDLGILDGVTTNPSLMAKVGIKGHKAVIKHYKTICEIVDGDISAEVVSTDFKGMVEEGKKLAAIHKNIVVKIPMIKDGVKAIKWFTDNGIRTNCTLVFSAGQAILAAKAGAAYVSPFIGRIDDSGWEGIQLISQIAEIYTIQGYDTEILAASIRNSNHIIQCAEAGADVVTSPLEPILGLLKHPLTDIGLAKFLEDAKKFA
- a CDS encoding chondroitinase family polysaccharide lyase — its product is MISLVKRKYIFSGFFCLAFVLISKILPAQIKDICENKVPHGWQAINGNLSISKAHFKAGKESVLWKWNKPNASLIIEDTAFASVAANPRSSFVIWIYSDKPTKSKLLFDFEKNGKKASSFSFNLDFKGWRTAWIMYHRDMSGKPVEGMEKLVVHSFDGSKSGSLYLDQILYNIDINPRSPMRDEQVPFVNIHSEEAANAHWTALYSFTRKANYLPLPKKVSPEENKDLSIIFERYENVLLSSSKFRKYSLPQLQKAYNYWQIKRNGDQITGKMIYSRNDDELFPKNTNKALKGSFEESTIRPYSELMLNIAGVYRISKDVQEKEILAKMFIDMIDNMEDQGWAPGSGMGALHHLGYNFSSYYSACLLMKQVLKEQHRFDKTWKTMYWFSGLGRTQPKIGNPADFNIDVFNTLLGSMLSTILMMDQSPDKVRHMYEFSNWLSQATMPTYSIDGTFKPDGSVVHHGTLYPAYGIGGFQGITPVIYCISKTLFHIAPAGQESLKKVLLTMHYYTNPIYWPVDVSGRHPTKSGKVPEEVFAYMALAGTPDGKQDIDKEMAGIYLDIIKNPKDKWAKKFEEQGVKPAPYPQGHWDINYGLLDIHRRGDWLLTVRGHNRYFVANESYPGANMYGRYSRYGQLDVTYPQTKKDDGAAFKDKGWDWNNIPGTTTLHQPLNKLRANIVNADDYSGVEEMLLSDEIFAGGTNFNQWQGMFAMILHGNDKYAMGSFYAHKSYFMFDSLIVCLGSNISNSIQDYSTNTTLFQNYLSNKNAPFYVNGESGTSFPYARKWNNAQGLTIIDSRNIGYYIPSQENVEFTRQEQISRDQTDNKDTRGDIGMLVFHHGSAPQNQSYEYAMVIETNVTAMQKFKEKMQSAYPVYKVLRKDALAHTVYYAPKHITATALFTSNLSNNDSMIIGNNRPCLLMYQRTDDSLCMSVTDPDLAFYTGPDDSPILPNGKRKEVSIYSRSWYKTAAKASVIILTIKGRWKMTASQSEAKTKILANGTTQLSIPCKYGLASKVALLEVDK
- the hxpB gene encoding hexitol phosphatase HxpB yields the protein MHLTTVIFDMDGLLIDSEPLWKEAAQEIFGQYNIVLNDAQYLSTTGLRTREFVSWWFAKHKINEREYSIAEDKILKSVMQKVQERGKVMTGVKYIFDFFREQNFKIGIASSSSTPLINLVVEMLGLQESLHAIESAEALLYGKPHPEVYLNCAKALGSKPTECICFEDSFNGMIAVLAARMQCVVVPSYHQYKEERWSAANLKLSSLQNFNQLHLNLLES
- the nadB gene encoding L-aspartate oxidase codes for the protein MKTDFLIIGSGIAGLTYAIKIAKKFPDKEITVITKASPEETNTKYAQGGVAGVWDEEKDSFEKHIQDTLIAGDGLCNEDVVNIVVTEGPERIQEIIDYGASFDKEENGEYSLGREGGHSEFRILHHKDVTGKEMERTLIAEAQKHNNIKFIQHCYVVELITQHHLNYLVTKSTPNITCYGVYVLNHQTNKIDKILAPITMLATGGCGQVYRTTTNPKVATGDGVAMTYRAKGRIENMEFIQFHPTALFKPGESPAFLITEAVRGEGAVLRNIKGEAFMEKYDKRKDLAPRDIVARAIDSEMKKHGTEHVFLDCRALDKEKFLHHFPNIYEKCLSIGIDVFEQMIPVAPAAHYSCGGIKTDEWARTSILNLYACGECSSTGLHGANRLASNSLLEAMVFSHRAFTDVTRLSEEGKLEKAIDYINNIHLPEWNEEGTSQPKEMILITQSIKELEQIMSDYVGIVRNNIRLERAMRRLDLLFEETETLFKSTQVSPQLCELRNLITIGFLIVRGAQFRKESRGLHFNTDYPNKSNLLQNVIL
- a CDS encoding lysophospholipid acyltransferase family protein gives rise to the protein MYYFVYSLLYVISLLPFWALYGMSDFCAFLLYRILKYRRNVVLGNLAIAFPEKSSAELEFIAKEFYKRFSDNFIELIKLLSLSEKQIQQRFVCDFNTLNSLYNEGLSVDIILGHSFNWEWANLAYAMQNPFIQLVVYAHVNNRTLERLMLKIRARFGTKLIDTYRFKEQFKPYATQQKAFILVADQSPRFVDNAFWLDFFGKKSAFAKGPDTNARLANNAVIFCHIQRVKRGFYRTELIVLTKAARELSRGDITKKTAAFIEHIIRHDPPNYLWSHRRWKHSYNETKHKKNLID